In a genomic window of Sulfurimonas denitrificans DSM 1251:
- the rpmC gene encoding 50S ribosomal protein L29, translating into MKYSDLADKNVVELQAMLKEKKTQLFTLKIKRQMMQLQDTSELRIAKKDVARINTALSAAK; encoded by the coding sequence ATGAAATATTCTGATTTAGCAGATAAAAATGTAGTAGAGCTTCAAGCAATGCTAAAAGAGAAAAAAACACAACTTTTTACTCTTAAAATAAAAAGACAGATGATGCAACTACAAGACACTAGCGAACTACGTATCGCTAAAAAAGATGTTGCTAGAATCAACACTGCACTTAGTGCAGCGAAATAG
- a CDS encoding sulfurtransferase, producing MKFVLILLFALHVNAYDAFIKPAQLNEILQENNLILLDVSKYSDYKKSHISGAIHTNISKFINNKYTGVSINFNQKIEDEMCNLGINENSHVVIYSRTNSIDYLNATYLASTFLQHGFENISILDGGYMAWVFKYNNKVTSIESKPLKNGTFKATYNPQILVDEEYLKDTTETTVAKSLKEIFFDDLTLRSEFELKKLFSNELTLEKERQNTIYSDTYLTALANWYVLYKMFDLKNMKIYKSDIE from the coding sequence ATGAAATTTGTACTAATACTACTTTTTGCTCTACATGTAAATGCTTATGATGCTTTTATAAAGCCAGCTCAACTCAATGAGATTTTACAAGAGAATAATTTAATTCTCTTGGATGTAAGTAAATACTCTGATTATAAAAAAAGCCATATCTCTGGCGCAATTCATACCAATATTTCTAAATTTATCAATAATAAATACACAGGAGTCTCTATAAACTTTAACCAAAAAATAGAAGATGAGATGTGCAATCTTGGTATAAATGAAAACTCGCATGTAGTTATATACTCAAGGACAAATAGTATTGATTATCTAAACGCTACCTATTTAGCATCTACTTTTTTGCAACATGGGTTTGAAAATATCTCTATTTTGGATGGGGGTTATATGGCGTGGGTTTTTAAATATAACAATAAAGTCACCTCAATAGAGTCAAAACCTTTAAAAAATGGGACTTTTAAAGCAACATATAATCCTCAAATTTTAGTTGATGAAGAGTATTTAAAAGATACTACAGAGACAACCGTAGCAAAAAGCCTCAAAGAGATTTTTTTTGATGATCTAACACTAAGAAGTGAGTTTGAGTTGAAAAAGCTTTTTTCTAATGAGTTGACTTTAGAAAAAGAGAGACAAAATACAATATATAGCGATACTTATTTAACCGCTTTGGCAAATTGGTATGTACTATACAAGATGTTTGATTTAAAAAATATGAAGATTTATAAAAGCGATATAGAGTAG
- the rplE gene encoding 50S ribosomal protein L5: MARMKDKYLALKAELQADLGIKNPMQTPALEKIVISVGAGFAMKDNKLIQNIEDTITTIAGQKASTVIAKKSVAGFKVREGMPVGVRVTLRGEKMYNFFDRLVSMALPRVKDFRGVPRNGFDGRGNYNFGLQEQLIFPEVSYDSVMQIHGMNITVVTSAESDKAGFALLEKMGMPFSKGSN, from the coding sequence ATGGCTCGTATGAAAGATAAGTATTTAGCTTTAAAAGCTGAATTACAAGCAGATTTAGGGATTAAAAATCCAATGCAAACTCCTGCATTAGAAAAAATCGTTATCTCTGTTGGTGCTGGTTTTGCAATGAAGGATAATAAACTTATCCAAAATATTGAAGATACTATCACTACAATCGCTGGTCAAAAAGCAAGCACTGTAATAGCAAAAAAATCAGTTGCTGGTTTTAAAGTTCGTGAGGGTATGCCTGTTGGTGTTCGTGTAACGCTTCGTGGCGAGAAAATGTACAACTTCTTTGATCGTCTTGTTTCTATGGCTCTTCCACGTGTAAAAGATTTCCGTGGTGTTCCAAGAAACGGTTTTGATGGTCGTGGAAACTATAACTTCGGACTACAAGAGCAGTTGATTTTCCCTGAGGTTAGCTATGATTCAGTTATGCAAATTCATGGTATGAATATTACAGTTGTAACATCAGCTGAATCAGATAAGGCAGGATTCGCTCTTTTAGAGAAAATGGGTATGCCTTTTAGTAAAGGGAGCAACTAA
- the rpsS gene encoding 30S ribosomal protein S19 — MARSVKKGPFVDDHLMKKVLSAKAEGSKKPIKTWSRRSMVLPDMVGITFNVHNGRQFVPVYVTENHIGYKLGEFAPTRTFKGHKGSVQKKG, encoded by the coding sequence ATGGCAAGAAGTGTAAAAAAAGGTCCATTTGTTGATGATCATTTAATGAAAAAAGTACTCTCAGCTAAGGCTGAAGGTAGTAAAAAACCTATCAAAACATGGTCACGCAGAAGTATGGTTCTGCCTGATATGGTTGGTATAACTTTTAACGTTCATAACGGTCGTCAATTTGTTCCAGTATATGTAACAGAAAACCATATTGGTTATAAATTAGGTGAATTCGCACCAACTCGTACTTTTAAGGGCCACAAGGGCTCTGTACAGAAGAAAGGTTAA
- the infA gene encoding translation initiation factor IF-1: protein MAKSDVIEVDGKIIEALPNATFRVELENGHIILCHIAGKMRMHYIKILPGDKVKLELTPYSLDKGRITYRYK, encoded by the coding sequence ATGGCTAAATCAGATGTTATCGAAGTTGATGGCAAGATTATAGAGGCTTTGCCAAATGCAACATTCCGTGTTGAGTTAGAAAACGGACATATTATTTTATGTCATATTGCAGGAAAAATGCGTATGCACTATATAAAGATATTGCCAGGCGATAAAGTAAAATTAGAGCTAACACCATACTCTTTAGATAAAGGTCGTATCACTTACAGATACAAATAA
- the rplO gene encoding 50S ribosomal protein L15: MGIENLTPAEGSTANRKRVGRGCGSGMGKTSTRGGKGQTARSGSSRKRNFEGGQTPLARRLPKIGFTSRVVKPYVINVEKIKAVAELAEITMESIRGVHKIAAGITKVKLVGASAKDLASKIKDDNVTATGK, encoded by the coding sequence ATGGGTATTGAAAATTTAACACCTGCTGAGGGTTCTACGGCTAATCGTAAAAGAGTTGGTCGTGGATGTGGTTCTGGAATGGGTAAGACTTCTACACGTGGTGGAAAAGGTCAGACTGCTCGTTCAGGTAGTTCAAGAAAAAGAAACTTTGAGGGTGGACAAACTCCACTTGCAAGAAGATTACCAAAAATTGGATTTACATCTCGTGTTGTAAAACCTTATGTAATCAATGTAGAAAAAATCAAAGCAGTAGCAGAGTTAGCTGAAATAACTATGGAGAGTATCCGTGGCGTTCATAAAATAGCTGCTGGTATTACTAAAGTTAAGTTAGTTGGTGCATCTGCTAAAGATTTAGCATCAAAAATTAAAGACGACAACGTTACTGCAACAGGTAAATAG
- the rplP gene encoding 50S ribosomal protein L16 yields MLMPKRTKYRKMMKGRNRGYARSGYTLAFGDIALKAVEAGRINSRQIESARISATRHIKRNGKIWIRVFPAKPLTAKPLETRMGKGKGSVDQWVMNIKPGRIIFEMAGVPEELAREALTLALHKLPFKTKIITAEMSNEIF; encoded by the coding sequence ATGTTGATGCCTAAGAGAACTAAATATCGTAAGATGATGAAAGGTCGTAACCGTGGTTACGCTCGTTCTGGTTATACATTAGCATTTGGTGATATTGCTCTAAAAGCAGTAGAAGCAGGTCGTATAAACTCTCGTCAGATTGAGTCAGCTCGTATTTCAGCTACTCGTCACATTAAAAGAAATGGTAAGATTTGGATCAGAGTGTTTCCAGCTAAACCATTAACAGCTAAACCTTTAGAGACTCGTATGGGTAAAGGTAAAGGTTCAGTTGATCAATGGGTAATGAATATCAAACCAGGTCGTATAATTTTTGAAATGGCTGGGGTTCCAGAAGAGCTTGCTCGTGAAGCACTAACTCTTGCACTTCATAAGCTTCCTTTCAAAACAAAAATAATTACTGCGGAGATGAGCAATGAAATATTCTGA
- the rplN gene encoding 50S ribosomal protein L14, which produces MIQAFTRLNVADNTGAKEVMCIKVLGGSKRRYAQVGDVIIASVKKATPTAKVKKGKVVKAVIVRTAKEIHRENGSLIRFDDNAAVILDDKREPIGTRIFGPIAREVRYSGFMKIVSLAPEVV; this is translated from the coding sequence ATGATTCAAGCTTTTACTCGTCTAAATGTAGCTGATAATACAGGTGCAAAAGAAGTTATGTGTATTAAGGTACTTGGTGGTTCAAAGCGTCGTTATGCTCAAGTTGGTGATGTTATCATCGCTTCTGTAAAAAAAGCGACTCCAACTGCTAAAGTTAAAAAAGGTAAAGTTGTAAAAGCTGTAATTGTAAGAACTGCAAAAGAGATTCACCGTGAAAATGGTTCTCTTATCCGTTTTGATGATAATGCAGCTGTTATACTTGATGACAAGAGAGAGCCAATCGGCACTCGTATTTTTGGACCAATTGCACGTGAAGTACGTTACAGTGGTTTTATGAAAATCGTATCTCTTGCGCCGGAGGTTGTTTAA
- a CDS encoding chorismate mutase, with amino-acid sequence MSEVKKCNSLLEIRNEIDKIDDLIVELISKRSHLVRQAASFKNSIEEVKADDRVDYILQKVRHSAIKADVSPNMISDLFKIMINEMVETEISEFRNTQTF; translated from the coding sequence ATGTCAGAAGTAAAAAAATGCAATTCACTACTTGAGATAAGAAACGAGATAGACAAAATTGATGATTTAATAGTTGAGTTAATCTCCAAAAGAAGCCACTTAGTCCGTCAGGCTGCATCATTTAAAAATAGTATTGAAGAAGTTAAAGCTGATGATAGAGTCGATTATATACTGCAAAAAGTACGTCACTCTGCTATTAAAGCTGATGTTTCTCCAAATATGATTTCTGATCTTTTTAAAATTATGATAAATGAAATGGTTGAGACCGAAATATCAGAATTTAGAAATACTCAGACATTTTAA
- a CDS encoding lysophospholipid acyltransferase family protein, with product MTLNQIKMAIYSIFLTNYYGFKLKGSNSKDKKRLRVEYSTKLLNSLNIKINIINKSKLPQDGQYLLVSNHRTIIDPLIIEFATKDSSIFGYWIAKKELYSSLFFGSFTRNAGTILLDREASQMGGFFKDIKECTKEKNSIFIFPEGTRNKSEVQLSEFKDGSEIIAIKNRLPILPVYIRSQAEKTLLLAIKDSTLERTIDIEIGDIIDYKNRELPLREAYKRVFNITE from the coding sequence TTGACACTAAATCAGATAAAAATGGCAATTTATTCAATATTTTTAACTAATTATTATGGATTTAAACTTAAAGGTTCAAATTCAAAAGATAAAAAAAGATTAAGAGTAGAATATTCAACTAAATTGCTTAATAGCTTAAATATAAAAATAAACATTATAAATAAATCCAAACTTCCACAAGATGGCCAATATCTTCTAGTGTCAAACCATAGAACAATCATTGACCCTCTAATAATTGAATTTGCCACAAAAGATAGCTCTATCTTTGGTTACTGGATAGCGAAGAAAGAGCTTTATAGCTCGCTCTTTTTTGGAAGTTTTACAAGAAATGCTGGGACTATTTTATTAGATAGAGAAGCATCTCAGATGGGTGGTTTTTTTAAAGATATAAAAGAGTGTACAAAAGAGAAAAACTCCATTTTTATATTTCCAGAGGGAACAAGAAATAAATCAGAAGTTCAACTAAGTGAGTTCAAGGATGGCTCTGAAATTATTGCAATTAAAAATAGACTTCCAATTTTACCAGTTTATATACGCTCTCAAGCAGAAAAAACTCTTCTTCTAGCCATAAAAGACTCTACGTTGGAGCGCACTATTGATATAGAAATAGGAGATATAATTGATTACAAAAATAGAGAGTTGCCACTTAGAGAGGCTTATAAAAGAGTATTTAATATAACAGAGTAA
- the rpsC gene encoding 30S ribosomal protein S3, translating to MGQKVNPIGLRLGINRNWESRWFPNFKTAAAYLGEDHKIRTYLKKELYYAGVSNIVIERTAKRLRVTIIAARPGIIIGKKGSDIEKLKDTLQALVGKPLSVNIKEEKKAQISSQLVAENVATQLERRVAFRRAMKKVMQNAQRGGAKGIKVSVSGRLGGAEMARTEWYLEGRVPLHTLRAKIDYGFAEAHTTYGCIGVKVWIFKGEVLTKGIPAEVKEEQQKEGARRPKRAPKRENSGKAE from the coding sequence ATGGGACAAAAAGTTAATCCTATTGGTTTACGTCTTGGTATCAATCGTAATTGGGAAAGCAGATGGTTTCCTAACTTTAAGACTGCAGCAGCATACTTAGGTGAAGATCACAAGATTCGTACATATTTGAAAAAAGAACTTTACTATGCTGGTGTTTCTAACATAGTTATTGAAAGAACAGCAAAAAGATTACGTGTAACTATTATTGCTGCTCGTCCTGGTATTATTATCGGTAAAAAAGGTTCAGATATCGAAAAGCTTAAAGATACTCTTCAAGCTCTTGTAGGTAAGCCTTTATCAGTAAATATTAAAGAAGAGAAAAAAGCTCAAATTTCTTCTCAACTTGTTGCAGAAAATGTAGCTACACAGTTAGAGCGCCGTGTTGCATTTAGACGTGCTATGAAAAAAGTTATGCAAAATGCACAAAGAGGCGGAGCTAAAGGTATTAAGGTATCTGTGAGTGGTCGTCTTGGTGGAGCTGAAATGGCTCGTACAGAGTGGTATTTAGAGGGACGTGTTCCACTTCATACACTTCGTGCAAAAATTGATTATGGTTTTGCTGAAGCACACACTACATACGGTTGTATAGGTGTAAAAGTTTGGATATTTAAAGGTGAAGTTCTCACTAAAGGTATTCCTGCTGAAGTAAAAGAAGAGCAACAAAAAGAGGGTGCGCGTCGTCCTAAACGTGCTCCTAAACGTGAAAATAGCGGAAAGGCGGAATAA
- the rplV gene encoding 50S ribosomal protein L22, whose product MARALLKFIRVSPIKSRLIAREIQGMNAELALASLEFTPNKAAKIIAKVVASAVANSGNEAADCIVTSCRVDNGPVLKRFRPRARGMASGIRKPTAHILVEVEGK is encoded by the coding sequence ATGGCTAGAGCATTATTAAAATTTATCCGTGTTTCACCAATTAAATCTCGTCTTATTGCAAGAGAGATTCAAGGTATGAATGCTGAACTTGCATTAGCATCTTTAGAGTTTACACCAAACAAAGCAGCAAAAATTATTGCTAAAGTAGTTGCATCAGCAGTTGCTAATAGTGGTAATGAAGCAGCTGATTGTATAGTAACATCATGCCGTGTTGATAATGGTCCTGTACTTAAGAGATTCCGTCCACGTGCTCGTGGTATGGCTTCAGGTATTAGAAAACCAACAGCGCATATTTTAGTAGAAGTAGAGGGTAAATAG
- the map gene encoding type I methionyl aminopeptidase has translation MAIALRQPADIEKLRAANKIVGGALELLRQNTKIGISLKELDAMAEDYIRSHEARPSFKGLYGFPNAVCTSLNHVIIHGIPTEYKLQEGDIIGYDIGTELNGWFGDAAITVAVGEVSDKDKELIACAKDSLYEAIDAIKVGMRFKELSVILENAIRSRGFVPLHSFCGHGIGKKPHEEPEIPNYLEGKDPKGGPKIKNGMVFCLEPMICQKDSKPLILENKWDVVSADGLRGSHYEHTVAVVNGKAEILSLA, from the coding sequence ATGGCCATAGCGCTTAGACAACCCGCAGATATTGAAAAACTACGTGCTGCCAATAAGATTGTTGGTGGTGCATTAGAGCTACTAAGACAAAATACAAAAATCGGTATATCTTTAAAAGAGCTTGACGCTATGGCAGAGGATTATATCCGCTCTCATGAAGCTAGACCCTCTTTTAAGGGACTTTATGGCTTTCCAAATGCAGTATGCACATCACTTAATCATGTAATCATTCACGGTATCCCAACAGAATATAAGCTTCAAGAGGGTGATATTATAGGTTATGATATTGGGACTGAACTTAATGGGTGGTTTGGTGACGCTGCTATTACAGTAGCAGTTGGAGAAGTAAGTGACAAAGATAAAGAATTAATAGCATGTGCCAAAGATTCACTCTATGAAGCTATTGATGCTATAAAAGTTGGAATGAGATTTAAAGAACTTTCTGTTATTTTAGAAAATGCTATTCGTTCAAGAGGCTTTGTTCCTCTTCATAGTTTTTGTGGGCATGGAATAGGTAAAAAGCCTCATGAAGAACCAGAAATACCAAACTATTTAGAGGGAAAAGACCCAAAAGGTGGTCCAAAAATAAAAAACGGAATGGTTTTTTGTTTAGAACCGATGATTTGTCAAAAAGATTCAAAGCCGCTTATTTTAGAGAATAAGTGGGATGTTGTTAGTGCCGATGGTTTACGCGGCTCACACTACGAGCATACTGTTGCAGTTGTCAATGGTAAAGCTGAAATTTTATCTCTGGCTTGA
- the rpsE gene encoding 30S ribosomal protein S5 produces MEINREDFEESIVNIGRVTKVVKGGRRFRFTALVVVGNKKGTIGFGAGKAKEVPDAIKKAVDNAFKNLSKVSIKGTTIAHDIEHKYNASRILLKPASEGTGVIAGGAVRPVLELAGIKDVLTKSIGSNNPGTLVRATVEALGRLKG; encoded by the coding sequence ATGGAAATCAATAGAGAAGATTTTGAAGAATCAATTGTAAATATAGGCCGTGTTACAAAAGTTGTAAAAGGTGGACGTCGTTTCCGTTTTACAGCACTTGTAGTTGTTGGTAATAAAAAAGGTACTATCGGTTTTGGTGCTGGAAAAGCGAAAGAAGTTCCAGATGCTATTAAAAAAGCTGTTGATAATGCGTTTAAAAACTTAAGCAAAGTTAGTATCAAAGGTACTACAATTGCACATGATATTGAACATAAATATAATGCAAGTCGTATTTTATTAAAGCCAGCCTCTGAGGGTACTGGTGTTATTGCAGGTGGAGCAGTTCGTCCTGTTCTTGAACTTGCAGGTATAAAAGATGTACTTACAAAATCAATTGGTTCAAACAATCCAGGTACACTAGTGCGCGCTACAGTAGAAGCACTAGGTCGCTTAAAAGGATAG
- the rplX gene encoding 50S ribosomal protein L24: MAKFKFKKGDTVEIIAGDDRGTKATVLAVLPKKNKVIVEGCKIVKKAIKPTEENTKGGHLNKEMPIDVSNVRKVEA, from the coding sequence ATGGCAAAATTTAAATTCAAAAAAGGCGATACTGTAGAAATTATCGCTGGTGATGATCGCGGAACTAAAGCTACTGTACTTGCAGTATTACCAAAGAAAAATAAGGTAATAGTTGAGGGTTGTAAAATAGTAAAGAAAGCTATCAAGCCAACAGAAGAGAATACTAAAGGCGGACATTTAAATAAAGAGATGCCAATAGATGTTTCAAATGTTCGTAAAGTGGAGGCATAA
- the rplR gene encoding 50S ribosomal protein L18 — MKAKVLKSKIANRLKRKRRIRAKISGCASLPRVSVFRSNRYLSVQAINDATATTLTSLSSKATGHKANKEGGAALGAAFAAKLKEVGISQIVFDRNGYQYHGVIAAFGDALRENEIKF; from the coding sequence ATGAAAGCAAAAGTATTAAAAAGCAAAATCGCTAATCGTTTAAAACGTAAGCGTCGTATTCGCGCAAAAATATCTGGTTGTGCTTCACTTCCTCGTGTTTCTGTATTTCGTTCAAATCGTTATTTGAGTGTTCAAGCTATTAATGATGCAACGGCAACTACTTTAACATCATTAAGTTCAAAAGCTACAGGTCATAAAGCAAATAAAGAGGGAGGAGCTGCTCTAGGTGCTGCATTTGCTGCAAAACTTAAAGAAGTTGGAATCTCTCAAATTGTATTTGATCGTAACGGTTACCAATATCACGGTGTTATAGCTGCATTTGGTGACGCACTTCGTGAAAACGAAATTAAGTTCTAG
- the rpsH gene encoding 30S ribosomal protein S8: protein MINDLVSDALTRIRNAGMRRLDVTTLVHSKSVEALANILVEKGYIESCNVVEDGVKKTINVVLKYSDNGKSVINEMKRISKPGRRVYKGKDEIKRFKNGYGTIIVSTSHGVLPNDKAYALGVGGEVMCTVW from the coding sequence ATGATAAATGATTTAGTATCGGATGCGCTAACTCGTATTCGTAATGCTGGTATGAGAAGATTAGATGTTACTACTCTTGTGCACTCTAAGAGTGTTGAAGCGTTAGCTAATATTTTAGTTGAAAAAGGTTATATTGAAAGCTGCAACGTAGTTGAAGATGGCGTTAAAAAAACTATCAATGTTGTATTAAAATATAGTGACAATGGTAAAAGTGTTATTAACGAAATGAAGAGAATCTCTAAACCTGGAAGACGTGTTTATAAAGGTAAAGATGAGATTAAACGTTTCAAAAATGGATACGGAACTATTATTGTTAGTACATCACATGGCGTTCTACCAAATGACAAGGCTTATGCACTTGGTGTTGGTGGTGAAGTTATGTGTACAGTTTGGTAG
- the rplF gene encoding 50S ribosomal protein L6: protein MSRIGKLPVEFAADVKVSANGNVITFVKGKNSVDLDTKGNVAFNIDGNVITFATLSDSRTHRAFWGTYRALAANIVTGLTTGYTKQLEINGVGYRASANANVLNLQLGYSHDINYNLPEGVEAVVEKNVITLKSHDKQALGQVAAEVRGFRPPEPYKGKGIKYSDETIVRKAGKTSKK from the coding sequence ATGTCAAGAATTGGTAAATTACCTGTAGAGTTTGCAGCAGACGTTAAAGTAAGCGCAAATGGAAATGTTATAACTTTTGTTAAAGGCAAAAATAGTGTTGATTTAGATACAAAAGGTAACGTTGCTTTCAATATAGATGGAAATGTTATAACTTTTGCTACTCTTTCAGATTCTCGCACACATAGAGCATTTTGGGGCACATATCGTGCACTGGCTGCAAATATTGTTACTGGTTTAACAACTGGATACACTAAACAGTTAGAGATTAATGGTGTTGGTTACCGTGCTTCTGCAAACGCAAATGTACTTAACCTTCAGCTTGGTTATTCTCATGACATCAACTACAATTTGCCAGAAGGTGTTGAAGCGGTTGTTGAGAAAAACGTTATTACTTTAAAAAGTCATGACAAGCAAGCTCTTGGTCAAGTTGCTGCTGAAGTAAGAGGATTCCGCCCACCAGAGCCTTACAAAGGTAAAGGTATTAAATATTCAGATGAGACTATCGTGCGTAAAGCCGGTAAGACTTCTAAAAAATAG
- the rpsQ gene encoding 30S ribosomal protein S17 gives MTHKREIQGNVVKISGDKTASIVVERRVMHPRYHKVVKRFKKYLVHDERNELKVGDEIVAIECRPLSKTKSYRLKSVVVGVK, from the coding sequence ATGACACATAAACGTGAAATTCAAGGTAATGTAGTGAAGATTTCAGGCGATAAAACAGCAAGTATTGTTGTTGAGCGTCGCGTAATGCATCCTCGTTACCATAAAGTTGTAAAGCGCTTCAAAAAGTACTTAGTACATGATGAGCGTAATGAGTTAAAAGTAGGTGATGAGATTGTTGCAATTGAGTGTCGCCCACTTTCTAAAACTAAATCATATAGACTAAAGTCAGTAGTAGTAGGAGTTAAATAA
- a CDS encoding type Z 30S ribosomal protein S14: MAKKSMIVKAAREPKFKVRGYTRCQICGRPHSVIRDFGICRVCFRKMANEGLIPGVRKSSW; encoded by the coding sequence ATGGCTAAGAAGTCAATGATTGTTAAGGCTGCTAGAGAGCCTAAGTTTAAAGTTCGTGGTTATACAAGATGTCAGATTTGTGGTCGTCCACACTCTGTAATTCGTGACTTTGGAATTTGCCGTGTATGTTTTAGAAAAATGGCAAATGAGGGATTAATCCCAGGTGTTAGAAAGTCTTCTTGGTAA
- the secY gene encoding preprotein translocase subunit SecY, which produces MNKNLVNKIFITIGFLFIYRLLAYVPVPGVDAAVIASFFDSHQSDALGLFNMFSGNAVERMSIIALGIMPYITASIIMELLAATFPTLGQMKKERDGMVKYMQIIRYATIVITIIQAIGISVGLQSLTGPNGNSAILADHNTFIMLSAVSMLAGTMLLMWIGEQITQSGIGNGISLIIFAGIVSAIPSAIGQTFTMVNTGAMSFITVLAILALIFGTVAVIIYVELGERRIPVTYAKKVMLQNQNKRVMNYIPIKVNLAGVIPVIFASAILMFPMTVMSSSTNPTIMAIADYLNPNSYFFNFLTFVFVVFFAFFYASITFNSKDISENLKKQGGFIPGIRTGNATAEFLNTTASNLTFTGALYLGLVATLPFMIIKGMGVPFFFGGTAVLIVVQVALDTMRKIEAQIYMSKYETLSAVGL; this is translated from the coding sequence GTGAATAAAAATCTAGTAAATAAGATATTTATTACTATCGGGTTTTTATTTATTTATCGCCTACTGGCATACGTGCCAGTTCCAGGCGTTGACGCTGCTGTTATAGCTTCATTCTTCGATTCACATCAATCAGACGCATTAGGTTTATTCAATATGTTTAGTGGAAATGCTGTTGAGAGAATGTCAATTATAGCTCTTGGTATTATGCCTTATATTACTGCTTCAATTATCATGGAACTTCTTGCCGCAACTTTCCCTACTCTTGGGCAGATGAAAAAAGAGCGTGATGGAATGGTAAAATATATGCAAATTATTCGTTATGCGACTATTGTTATAACAATAATTCAAGCAATAGGTATAAGTGTTGGACTACAAAGTTTAACAGGACCTAATGGTAACAGCGCAATCTTAGCAGATCACAACACATTTATCATGCTCTCTGCTGTATCGATGCTAGCTGGAACTATGTTACTTATGTGGATTGGCGAGCAGATAACTCAAAGCGGTATCGGAAATGGTATATCTTTAATTATCTTCGCAGGAATCGTCTCAGCAATTCCAAGTGCGATTGGTCAAACGTTTACAATGGTAAATACTGGAGCTATGAGTTTCATAACAGTACTTGCTATATTAGCTCTTATTTTTGGAACTGTTGCAGTTATTATTTATGTTGAGCTAGGTGAACGTCGCATACCAGTGACGTACGCTAAAAAAGTTATGTTACAAAATCAAAACAAAAGAGTTATGAACTATATTCCTATCAAGGTAAACCTCGCTGGTGTTATTCCAGTTATTTTTGCTAGTGCAATATTAATGTTTCCAATGACTGTAATGTCAAGTAGCACTAATCCAACGATTATGGCTATAGCTGATTATCTTAACCCAAATAGTTATTTCTTTAACTTTTTGACATTTGTTTTTGTTGTTTTCTTTGCATTTTTTTATGCATCGATAACATTTAACTCAAAAGATATTTCTGAAAATTTAAAAAAACAGGGTGGCTTTATCCCAGGTATTCGTACTGGAAATGCAACTGCTGAATTTTTAAATACAACGGCGAGTAATTTGACATTTACAGGTGCTCTATATCTTGGTTTAGTAGCAACTCTACCATTTATGATTATCAAAGGGATGGGAGTTCCATTCTTCTTTGGAGGGACTGCAGTTTTAATTGTTGTTCAAGTTGCACTTGATACTATGAGAAAAATTGAGGCTCAAATTTACATGAGTAAGTATGAGACACTAAGTGCAGTTGGTCTGTAA